The nucleotide window TTGAATAAGGGTGTGAAAATTAATCAATTTGGAATAAATGATGAAATTCAAATATGTATTGAAGTAATTTATGAAAATATTTTATCAACTAAAGTCGGAGTAGCATTGTTGGATAGAAATAAAAATAAAGTTTTCACAACTCATTTTGATTTATCAAATATTTCCAACGCGAGGAAAAAAATGTATTTTACTTGTAATATTCCTAGTAAAACGATTTGCCCAGGATTATACTCTTTTGACGTTGCATTATTCAATACAACAGGAATACTTTATGATTATGTTAGTGATATTTGTCAAATAACTGTACTTGAAACAGGTTCAGATATGTATTTTGATAATAATTATGGAAATGTTTTTGTTAATTGTAAATGGGATGAAAAATATTAAAAGATTATTTAAATCTATATTTTCTATAGCAAAAAAAAGAAAAGATATTTTGGAAAATATTATTTATATAGGTAATAATAAGGTATTATATGATAATGTTGAATTTTTAAATTCTGAAATAGGGTATTATTCTTATATATCGAAAAATTCGATTGTTCACAATACAAATATTGGAAAATTTTGTTCTATTGGACCTAATGTAGTTGTAGGATATGGCGATCATCCAACTAATCTTTTATCAACTTCTCCAATATTTTACAGTAAACATACATATTTTGATATTAATGCAACTAAAGATTTGTTTTTTGGGAATTCAAGAGTTACTATAGGTAACGATGTATGGATTGGAGCTAATGTTTTTGTTAAGAATGGTATAACTATTGGAGATGGAGCTGTAATTGGAGCAGGAACTGTCGTTATCAGAGATGTTGAACCATATTCAATAATAGTAGGTGTACCAGGAAAAATGATATCAAAAAGATTTAGTGATGAAATTATTAATAAATTATTAGAAATAAAATGGTGGGATTGGCCTATTTCAATAATAAAGGAAAATCATTTAGAACTTTCTTCTAAAAATATAATGGATAATTTAGATTTGCTTATTAGTATTAAAAATAAAATTAAGTAAATGAAAATTCTTTTCATATCGCACGATGCACATTTGGCTGGAGCTCAGATATTGCTGTTGAATTTGCTAAAGTGGATAAAAAAGTATCATGCTGAAATAGAATTTGATGTTTTATTGACAGGGGAAGGTATACTGACTGCTGATTTTGAAAAGCTTACTAATGTTTTCAAAATGCCTCTTCCTAAAGAGAGAGCCACTGTTTTAGACAAAATCATTTATAAACTTAAATTAAAATTTTTTTATAATGATATTAGTCATAAAAAGTACGATTTAATATATAATAATACATTTTCTAATGGGGAGCTTTCGAGTGTTTTAGAGCTGAATAAAATACCAATTATTACTCATGTCCATGAATTAGAGTATTGGATTAAAAAAAATGGAGTAGAAAATTTAAATAGAATTAAGGCTTCTACAAGTTATTATCTTGCAGCTTCAAAGTCAGTAAAAAACTATTTATTAAAAAACAACATTGCGGATATAAATAATGTAGAAGTAGTTTATGAATGGATTGATAGTCAGTTGCTTTTACAACAAAGTAAAAATAAGAGTATAAGGTTTTTTTTGAATTTACCTGAAGATTCCATAATTATTGCGGCATCTGGACGTGAAAATTTCAGAAAAGGAAAAGATTGGTTTATTCCCATAGCCATACAAGTTTTAACAAAGATTAAAAGTAAAAAAATTCATTTTGTTTGGATTGGAGGTCATACAGCCGAAGAATTAGTTTTTGATTGCATAAAATCTAATTTTCAAAATAATATACATTTTATTGAGCATATTCCAGAGGCAAATACATATTTTAATGAATTTGAAGTTTTTATGATGCTTTCTAGAGAGGATCCTTTCCCTTTAGTTAATTTGGAAGCAGCAATTTGGCAAGTTCCTATAATTTGTTTTGAAAATACTGGAGGAACGGAAGAATTAGTAAGCGAAAATTGTGGTATCAAAGTACCATATGGGAACTTAAATATGTTTGCTGAAGCGATAATTAGAGTGATAGAGAATGAGCAATTTAAGAATGAAATGGGAATGAATATTAAAGAAAAAGTATTAAGAGAATACGATATAAATGTTGTTGGTGAAAAAATTATTAAAGCAATATTTAAAGTTATCGAAAATCATGCAAAATAAAATAAAACCCATAGCGATATATCTCCCTCAATTTCATCCCATTCCTGAAAATGATAAATGGTGGGGGAAGGGTTTTACTGAATGGACTAATGTTACCAAAGCCCAGCCAAGGTTTGAGGGGCATTACCAACCGCATTTGCCAGCAGATTTAGGTTTTTATGACTTGAGATTAGAAGAAGCACGTTTAGCCCAAGAGGAATTAGCTAAGACTTTTGGCATATATGGTTTTTGTTATTATCATTATTGGTTTAATGGAAAACGGGTTTTGGAAGAACCTTTGGATCGAAAAATGCAAAATCCAAACGAAGATTTACCTTTTATGATGTGTTGGGCGAATGAAAATTGGACCAGAACTTGGGATGGTGCTGACCATCAAGTCTTATTAAAACAAGAATATAGTTTTGAAGACGATTTGACTCACATAAAACATTTAATTAATTTTTTTAGAGATAATCGTTATATTAAAGTCAATGGGAAACCGATTTTTATTGTTTATAGACCCAAATTATTTCCTGATATAAAAAAGACTATTGCTATTTGGCGGAAAGCAGTTAAAGAAGCTGGTTTTCCAGATCTTTACATAGGATTTGCACAAAATAAGGAACATTCTTTTTCACCTGAAGAAAAAGGATTTGATTTTGGATTTCAATTTCAGCCTAGTTTTGGAACTCAATCTAATGGTATATCTTATGGGCTCTCTACTGTCAAAATATTAAAATATAGATTTAAAAAAGCACTCGGATATAGAATAAAGAAAAAATTAGGAATAAAGTTGGAATCTTTGAGTTGTTTTTATGACTATTGGAATTATGCTAAAACCCAAATTGACTTTGGTTTTAATTCAAATGTTTACCCCGGGATAACACCTATGTGGGATAATTCTGCTCGTCGCAAAGAACATCCTTTTATACTCCATAATTCAACTCCTGAAAAATATAAAGAGTGGTTAAATTATATTAAAGAAAATTATCCTTGGGAAACTGTTCCAGAACAATTTTTGTTTATTAATGCTTGGAATGAGTGGGCAGAAGGCAATCATTTAGAACCCTGTCAGAAATGGGGAACTGCCTATTTAGAAGCTACAAAAGAAGTTTTAAAGTAATGCTTGCCATCATCATTCCATACTATAAGTTCACTTTTTTCGAGGCAACTTTACAGTCTTTGGCAAAGCAAACCTGTCAAAATTTTAAAGTGTACATTGGCAATGATGCGAGTCCCGAAGATCCTTCAATGTTATTAGAAAAATATAAGGGAAAATTTGATTTTGTTTATCATCGCTTTGAAACCAATTTAGGGGGTGCAGCTCTTACTAAACAGTGGGAGCGATGTATTGCTTTATCTGGAAATGAAGAATGGATTATGATTTTGGGTGATGATGATGTGTTGGGAGATAATGTTGTGGAGGCGTTTTATGAAAATTTGCCAGAAATTGAACAAGAGGGAAGTAATGTGGTGCGGTTTGCGACGCAAGTTATAGATGAAATTACTAATTCAACTTCTAAGGTTTTTGTAAACCCTAAATTTGAAAAGGCTGTTGATTTTTATTGTAGAAGAGATTTAGGTTTGGTAAGATGCTCTTTGTCTGAACATATTTTTAGAAAGAAAAGTTATTTAAATTATTCTTTTCAAGATTACCCACTGGCATGGCATAGTGATGATTATGCTTGGATACAGTTTGCGGAAAACAAACCAATATTTGCAATAAATAATGAAAAAGTATGGATAAGAGTATCAAATGAAAGTTTAACTGGAAGTACAACTAATTTAAAAGATAAGAGAATAGCTGAATCTATGTTTTATATGGATTTAGTTAAGCATAATTTGAATTTATTTAAGAGAGGAACGCGTTTTCAGTTTTTAATGAAAGCAGAGGTATCTATAAAAAAATATAGAAAATTAAGTTTAAAAGAATGGCATATTTTGTTTCTGAAATATGTCCAAAATTTTAAGTTTATTCCCTTTTTTAAATTTACAAGAAGATTCTTGAAAAGTTTTTAATAATGAAACAACTTCTAATATCCATCATCATCCCTACTTACAATCGAGCCCACTTAATTGGTGAAACGCTTGATAGTATTTTGGCACAAACTTACACGAATTGGGAATGTATTGTGGTAGATGATGGGAGTACAGATGATACAGCTGGCGTTTTGATAAGTTATATTGAAAGAGATTCTAGATTTAAGTTCTTTAGAAGAGCAGATGATAGAACAAAAGGAGCCAGTTCGTGCAGAAATATTGGTTTTGAATTGAGCCAAGGGGAATATATTCAATATTTAGATTCAGATGATATAATTTCTGCTAATAAATTAGAAGTTCAACTTGAGGTGCTTTTGGGAGAGAGTGAAACTACTTGCGCAATTTGTAAATGGGGAGTTTTTGACAAGTATGCTGCAGAAAGCATTGTAAAAGAAAATATGCCTTACTACAAAAATTGGGTTTCTATTAAAGATTTTTTTAATGTTTTAGGAGAATATGGACTATACGTTCCAATACACTCGTATTTGATTTCAAGAAATTTGGTTGCAAATGCAGGAAAGTGGAATGAAGATTTGTGTATTAATGATGATGGAGAGTTTTTTACTAGATTATTATTAAAAATAACTAAAATTGTATATGTAGAAAAAGCAATTGTTTTTTACAGGAAAAATAATGAAAATGGATTAAGCAGCTATACAAATCAAAAATTAAAAAAATTAAAATATAGTTGGGAACTAATTGAAAATCATTTGGAACCATTTTATATAGGTGAGAAAATAGAATATGTCTTAAGTGCCAAGAAGAGAATTTTTGAACAGACTAAAGAGGGATTTCCCTTCTTTTTTGTTTTGAATTTCTTTTTTTTTAGGGGGATTATTACTCAGTATTATTCTAAACGAATATGGCAAAAAATAAAAATTAATTATAAATGATATCAGTAATAATTCCCGTTTACAACTCTGAGCTGTATATACAAAAAGCAATTGAATCTGTTTTGGAACAACCTGAAGACATTGAAATTATTATAGTAGATGATGGAAGTGTTGATAACTCGTTATCTATTTGTGAGGTACTATCATGTGATAATTCGAATATCAAAATAGTACAACACCCGGATAAAAAAAATCATGGACGATCTGCAAGTCGAAATCTCGGAATCAGAAATGCAAAAGGTACTTATATCGCATTTCTTGATGCCGACGATTATTATTTGCCCAATAGGTTTGTTAATGATATTGAAATGTTAAAAGAAGATTCCGTAGATGGAGTCTATAATGCGATAAGTGCTCATTTTTATAGAGATTTTACTTCAATAGAGAACGATAAATTGCGATTAACAACGGTTAGAGATGTAATTCCGCCGGAAAAATTATTTGAAAGTATGGGGCCAATTGGTCATTTTGGTTACTTTTCGGGTATTGGAATAACTGTAAAGAAAAGTGTTTTTGAAAAGACAGGTCTTTTTAATGAATTTTTGGAAGTTGCTGAGGATACAGAGTTATGGATAAAAATGGCTCTCACAGTAAATTTGAAATCAGGAAATATTATTGAGCCCGTAGCAATGAGAGGGATTCACAAT belongs to Flavobacterium aquiphilum and includes:
- a CDS encoding CatB-related O-acetyltransferase, which encodes MKNIKRLFKSIFSIAKKRKDILENIIYIGNNKVLYDNVEFLNSEIGYYSYISKNSIVHNTNIGKFCSIGPNVVVGYGDHPTNLLSTSPIFYSKHTYFDINATKDLFFGNSRVTIGNDVWIGANVFVKNGITIGDGAVIGAGTVVIRDVEPYSIIVGVPGKMISKRFSDEIINKLLEIKWWDWPISIIKENHLELSSKNIMDNLDLLISIKNKIK
- a CDS encoding glycosyltransferase family 4 protein, yielding MKILFISHDAHLAGAQILLLNLLKWIKKYHAEIEFDVLLTGEGILTADFEKLTNVFKMPLPKERATVLDKIIYKLKLKFFYNDISHKKYDLIYNNTFSNGELSSVLELNKIPIITHVHELEYWIKKNGVENLNRIKASTSYYLAASKSVKNYLLKNNIADINNVEVVYEWIDSQLLLQQSKNKSIRFFLNLPEDSIIIAASGRENFRKGKDWFIPIAIQVLTKIKSKKIHFVWIGGHTAEELVFDCIKSNFQNNIHFIEHIPEANTYFNEFEVFMMLSREDPFPLVNLEAAIWQVPIICFENTGGTEELVSENCGIKVPYGNLNMFAEAIIRVIENEQFKNEMGMNIKEKVLREYDINVVGEKIIKAIFKVIENHAK
- a CDS encoding glycosyltransferase WbsX family protein; this translates as MKKLLKQYLKLSKIMQNKIKPIAIYLPQFHPIPENDKWWGKGFTEWTNVTKAQPRFEGHYQPHLPADLGFYDLRLEEARLAQEELAKTFGIYGFCYYHYWFNGKRVLEEPLDRKMQNPNEDLPFMMCWANENWTRTWDGADHQVLLKQEYSFEDDLTHIKHLINFFRDNRYIKVNGKPIFIVYRPKLFPDIKKTIAIWRKAVKEAGFPDLYIGFAQNKEHSFSPEEKGFDFGFQFQPSFGTQSNGISYGLSTVKILKYRFKKALGYRIKKKLGIKLESLSCFYDYWNYAKTQIDFGFNSNVYPGITPMWDNSARRKEHPFILHNSTPEKYKEWLNYIKENYPWETVPEQFLFINAWNEWAEGNHLEPCQKWGTAYLEATKEVLK
- a CDS encoding glycosyltransferase family 2 protein — protein: MLAIIIPYYKFTFFEATLQSLAKQTCQNFKVYIGNDASPEDPSMLLEKYKGKFDFVYHRFETNLGGAALTKQWERCIALSGNEEWIMILGDDDVLGDNVVEAFYENLPEIEQEGSNVVRFATQVIDEITNSTSKVFVNPKFEKAVDFYCRRDLGLVRCSLSEHIFRKKSYLNYSFQDYPLAWHSDDYAWIQFAENKPIFAINNEKVWIRVSNESLTGSTTNLKDKRIAESMFYMDLVKHNLNLFKRGTRFQFLMKAEVSIKKYRKLSLKEWHILFLKYVQNFKFIPFFKFTRRFLKSF
- a CDS encoding glycosyltransferase family 2 protein, with amino-acid sequence MKQLLISIIIPTYNRAHLIGETLDSILAQTYTNWECIVVDDGSTDDTAGVLISYIERDSRFKFFRRADDRTKGASSCRNIGFELSQGEYIQYLDSDDIISANKLEVQLEVLLGESETTCAICKWGVFDKYAAESIVKENMPYYKNWVSIKDFFNVLGEYGLYVPIHSYLISRNLVANAGKWNEDLCINDDGEFFTRLLLKITKIVYVEKAIVFYRKNNENGLSSYTNQKLKKLKYSWELIENHLEPFYIGEKIEYVLSAKKRIFEQTKEGFPFFFVLNFFFFRGIITQYYSKRIWQKIKINYK
- a CDS encoding glycosyltransferase family 2 protein; translated protein: MISVIIPVYNSELYIQKAIESVLEQPEDIEIIIVDDGSVDNSLSICEVLSCDNSNIKIVQHPDKKNHGRSASRNLGIRNAKGTYIAFLDADDYYLPNRFVNDIEMLKEDSVDGVYNAISAHFYRDFTSIENDKLRLTTVRDVIPPEKLFESMGPIGHFGYFSGIGITVKKSVFEKTGLFNEFLEVAEDTELWIKMALTVNLKSGNIIEPVAMRGIHNANTSFKEKDLYTVNNLRMYESLLHWSFEKEIPLKRIDLIWKKVWINRNLNDKKLNSDLGFWFSNVLNYPSLLLLKRGYKTFPIFRRLKI